Proteins from a genomic interval of Marmoricola sp. OAE513:
- the pyrF gene encoding orotidine-5'-phosphate decarboxylase — protein MTTIPEQTFGARLRAAMDSRGPLCAGIDPHVGLLSSWGLTETVDGLRSFALRAAEAMGPVAAAVKPQSAFFERFGSAGVAVLEETVALCREAGALVILDVKRGDIGTTAQAYADAYLDQSSPMAVDCITASPYLGFGSLDPMIETARRNNAGVIALALTSNPEGPEFQHATKPDGRAVAASVLDSLRAANDGAAPLGSFGAVVGATIDPTAVQVDLAINGPLLVPGIGAQGGTADDVRRIFGDVLDLVLPASSREILGAGPDAAALRSAVESAAESFARVAAG, from the coding sequence ATGACCACGATCCCCGAGCAGACGTTCGGAGCACGTCTCCGTGCAGCCATGGACAGCCGCGGTCCGCTGTGCGCGGGCATCGACCCGCACGTCGGCCTGCTGAGCTCCTGGGGTCTCACCGAGACGGTCGACGGTCTCCGCAGCTTCGCGCTGCGGGCCGCCGAGGCGATGGGACCGGTCGCCGCCGCGGTGAAGCCGCAGTCGGCGTTCTTCGAGCGTTTCGGGTCCGCCGGTGTCGCGGTCCTCGAGGAGACGGTCGCGCTCTGCCGGGAGGCCGGGGCGCTGGTGATCCTCGACGTCAAGCGCGGAGACATCGGTACGACGGCGCAGGCGTACGCCGACGCCTACCTGGACCAGTCCTCTCCGATGGCGGTCGACTGCATCACCGCGAGCCCGTACCTCGGCTTCGGCAGCCTGGACCCGATGATCGAGACCGCGCGCCGCAACAACGCCGGCGTGATCGCGCTCGCGCTGACCTCCAACCCCGAGGGACCGGAGTTCCAGCACGCCACCAAACCGGACGGACGCGCCGTCGCGGCCTCGGTCCTCGACTCGCTCCGGGCGGCCAACGACGGTGCCGCGCCGCTGGGGTCCTTCGGGGCGGTCGTCGGTGCCACGATCGACCCGACCGCGGTCCAGGTGGACCTGGCGATCAACGGGCCGCTGCTCGTCCCGGGGATCGGTGCCCAGGGTGGGACCGCGGACGACGTCCGCCGGATCTTCGGCGACGTGCTCGACCTGGTGCTCCCGGCGAGCTCCCGCGAGATCCTCGGGGCGGGCCCGGACGCCGCTGCCCTGCGGTCCGCCGTGGAGAGCGCCGCGGAGTCGTTCGCCCGGGTTGCGGCAGGATGA
- the mihF gene encoding integration host factor, actinobacterial type, whose product MALPPLTPEQRQAALAKAAASRRERAAVKNRLKHSGASIADVLEEGATNEVIGKMRVSELLQSMPGLGKVRATQLMERLKISESRRVRGLGTKQIAALVAEFSDGE is encoded by the coding sequence GTGGCCCTGCCACCGCTCACGCCTGAACAGCGCCAGGCCGCACTCGCCAAGGCAGCTGCCTCCCGCCGTGAACGTGCCGCCGTGAAGAACCGATTGAAGCACTCGGGCGCGTCCATCGCCGACGTGCTCGAGGAGGGCGCGACCAACGAGGTCATCGGCAAGATGCGGGTGAGCGAGCTGCTGCAGTCGATGCCGGGTCTCGGCAAGGTGCGGGCGACGCAGCTGATGGAACGGCTCAAGATCTCCGAGAGCCGGCGCGTGCGCGGGCTCGGGACGAAGCAGATCGCGGCCCTGGTCGCTGAGTTCTCCGACGGTGAGTGA
- the gmk gene encoding guanylate kinase produces the protein MSEPAAATPTRLTVLAGPTAVGKGTVTAWLREHHPEVWISVSATTRKPRPGEVDGVHYHFVDDAEFDRMVAADDLLEWAVVHKLARYGTPRGPVLEALEQGRSALLEIDLQGARQVRERMPEARFVFLAPPSWDELVRRLVGRGTEDEAERERRLDTARAEMAAEPEFDVTVVNHTIPAAVEELVELMRS, from the coding sequence GTGAGTGAACCCGCCGCGGCCACCCCGACCCGGCTGACGGTCCTGGCCGGTCCGACCGCCGTCGGCAAGGGCACGGTGACCGCCTGGTTGCGCGAGCACCACCCGGAGGTCTGGATCTCGGTCTCGGCCACCACCCGCAAGCCCCGCCCCGGCGAGGTCGACGGCGTGCACTACCACTTCGTCGACGATGCCGAGTTCGACCGGATGGTCGCGGCTGACGACCTGCTCGAGTGGGCCGTGGTGCACAAGCTCGCCCGGTACGGCACCCCGCGCGGTCCTGTGCTCGAGGCACTGGAGCAGGGGCGTTCGGCCCTGCTGGAGATCGACCTGCAGGGCGCGCGGCAGGTCCGCGAGCGGATGCCGGAGGCCCGGTTCGTCTTCCTGGCGCCGCCGTCCTGGGACGAGCTCGTGCGCCGCCTGGTCGGTCGCGGGACCGAGGACGAGGCGGAACGGGAGCGCCGCCTGGACACGGCACGCGCCGAGATGGCGGCCGAGCCCGAGTTCGACGTGACGGTCGTGAACCACACGATTCCCGCTGCGGTCGAAGAGTTGGTAGAGTTAATGCGGTCCTGA
- the rpoZ gene encoding DNA-directed RNA polymerase subunit omega — protein sequence MSVSGNQPVALGITNPPIDDLLTKTDSKYKLVLYSAKRARQINAYYSQLGEGLLEYVGPLVDTHVQEKPLSIAMREINEDLLVCEDIDPEEAADQATA from the coding sequence ATGAGCGTGTCCGGTAACCAGCCCGTCGCCCTGGGGATCACCAACCCCCCGATCGACGACCTGCTGACCAAGACCGACTCCAAGTACAAGCTGGTGCTCTACAGCGCCAAGCGTGCTCGGCAGATCAACGCGTACTACTCGCAGCTGGGCGAGGGCCTGCTCGAGTACGTCGGCCCGCTCGTGGACACCCACGTCCAGGAGAAGCCCCTCTCGATCGCCATGCGCGAGATCAACGAGGACCTCCTCGTCTGCGAGGACATCGACCCCGAAGAGGCCGCGGACCAGGCAACCGCCTGA
- the coaBC gene encoding bifunctional phosphopantothenoylcysteine decarboxylase/phosphopantothenate--cysteine ligase CoaBC, with amino-acid sequence MSETSAQSRPHVVLGVSGGIAAYKACELLRRFTESGHDVTVVPTAAALQFVGAPTWSALSGKPVSTEVWTDVHEVPHVRIGQTADLVVVAPATADLLAKAAHGLADDLLTNTLLTARCPVIFAPAMHTEMWEHAATVANVATLRDRGALVIEPAEGRLTGTDTGKGRLPDPGEIFAFATDVLARGGAQAQDLAGRQVVVSAGGTREYLDPVRFLGNRSSGLQGYALARTAAARGAEVTLVAANTNLADPAGVKVVRVETTAQLQEQVVAASRAADVVVMAAAPADFRPETFADSKIKKAEDGSAPEIRLTQNPDILAGLAHDRPHPDLVVVGFAAETGDANGTVMDHASAKLLRKGCDLLVVNDVGGGKVFGSEENEAVVLGADGSSTPVPRASKSAVAQVIWDRVALLLAAR; translated from the coding sequence ATGAGTGAGACCTCCGCCCAGTCCCGCCCCCACGTCGTACTCGGCGTGAGCGGCGGGATTGCTGCGTACAAGGCCTGTGAGCTGCTGCGGCGGTTCACCGAGTCGGGTCACGACGTCACCGTCGTGCCGACCGCCGCCGCGCTCCAGTTCGTGGGCGCGCCGACCTGGTCCGCCCTGAGCGGCAAGCCGGTCAGCACCGAGGTGTGGACCGACGTGCACGAGGTGCCGCACGTCCGGATCGGTCAGACTGCCGACCTCGTCGTGGTCGCGCCCGCCACCGCCGACCTGCTGGCGAAGGCCGCGCACGGCCTCGCGGACGACCTGCTCACGAACACGCTGCTGACCGCTCGCTGCCCGGTGATCTTCGCCCCGGCCATGCACACCGAGATGTGGGAGCACGCGGCCACGGTCGCCAACGTCGCCACGCTGCGCGACCGCGGTGCCCTCGTCATCGAACCCGCCGAGGGGCGCCTGACCGGCACGGACACCGGCAAGGGCAGGCTCCCGGACCCCGGCGAGATCTTCGCGTTCGCCACCGACGTGCTCGCGCGCGGGGGCGCCCAGGCCCAGGACCTCGCCGGACGCCAGGTCGTCGTCTCCGCGGGCGGCACCCGGGAGTACCTCGACCCGGTGCGGTTCCTCGGCAACCGGTCCTCGGGACTGCAGGGCTACGCGCTGGCCCGCACCGCCGCGGCCCGTGGCGCCGAGGTCACCCTGGTCGCGGCCAACACCAACCTGGCCGACCCGGCCGGGGTGAAGGTGGTTCGCGTGGAGACCACCGCGCAGCTGCAGGAGCAGGTCGTCGCGGCCAGCCGGGCGGCGGACGTCGTGGTGATGGCTGCTGCTCCCGCCGACTTCCGCCCGGAGACCTTCGCCGACTCCAAGATCAAGAAGGCCGAGGACGGCAGCGCGCCGGAGATCCGCCTGACCCAGAACCCGGACATCCTGGCCGGCCTGGCCCACGACCGCCCCCACCCCGACCTGGTCGTCGTCGGCTTCGCCGCCGAGACCGGGGACGCCAACGGCACCGTGATGGACCACGCCAGTGCCAAGCTGCTCCGCAAGGGCTGCGACCTGCTCGTGGTCAACGACGTCGGCGGCGGCAAGGTCTTCGGGTCCGAGGAGAACGAGGCCGTCGTCCTCGGGGCGGACGGATCCTCGACCCCGGTGCCGCGGGCGTCCAAGAGCGCCGTCGCCCAGGTGATCTGGGACCGGGTCGCCCTGCTCCTCGCCGCGCGCTGA
- the metK gene encoding methionine adenosyltransferase, whose amino-acid sequence MTGRLFTSESVTEGHPDKIADQISDTVLDALLADDPQSRVAVETLITTGLVVVAGEVTTKTYAPIAQLVRQKILDIGYDASEKGFDGASCGVQIAIGAQSPDIAQGVDKGIEARVEGSGDDLDSQGAGDQGLMFGYACDDTKELMPLPISMAQRLSERLTEVRKNGTLDYLRPDGKTQVTIEYDENDRPVRVDTVVLSTQHAEGIDLDATLAPDIKKHVIDPILETFDIPSEGYRLLVNPTGKFVVGGPMGDAGLTGRKIIVDTYGGMARHGGGAFSGKDPSKVDRSAAYAMRWVAKNVVAAGLATRCEAQVAYAIGKAAPVGVFIQTFGTGVVSDEAIQKAVLEVFDLRPAAIVRDLDLKRPIYAQTAAYGHFGRELPDLYWERTDRADALKAAAGI is encoded by the coding sequence GTGACTGGACGTCTGTTCACCTCGGAATCTGTCACCGAGGGACACCCGGACAAGATTGCCGACCAGATCAGCGACACCGTGCTCGACGCGCTGCTGGCCGACGACCCGCAGAGCCGCGTCGCGGTCGAGACCCTGATCACCACTGGCCTGGTCGTCGTCGCCGGTGAGGTCACCACCAAGACCTACGCGCCGATCGCCCAGCTCGTCCGCCAGAAGATCCTCGACATCGGTTACGACGCGTCCGAGAAGGGCTTCGACGGCGCCTCCTGCGGCGTCCAGATCGCCATCGGCGCCCAGTCGCCCGACATCGCCCAGGGCGTCGACAAGGGCATCGAGGCCCGCGTCGAGGGTTCCGGGGACGACCTGGACAGCCAGGGCGCCGGTGACCAGGGCCTGATGTTCGGCTACGCCTGCGACGACACCAAGGAGCTCATGCCGCTCCCGATCTCGATGGCCCAGCGTCTGTCCGAGCGCCTGACCGAGGTCCGCAAGAACGGCACCCTCGACTACCTGCGTCCCGACGGCAAGACCCAGGTCACCATCGAGTACGACGAGAACGACCGCCCGGTGCGCGTCGACACCGTCGTCCTGTCCACCCAGCACGCCGAGGGCATCGACCTCGACGCCACGCTGGCGCCCGACATCAAGAAGCACGTCATCGACCCGATCCTGGAGACCTTCGACATCCCGTCGGAGGGCTACCGCCTGCTGGTCAACCCGACCGGCAAGTTCGTCGTCGGCGGCCCCATGGGTGACGCGGGTCTGACCGGTCGCAAGATCATCGTCGACACCTACGGCGGCATGGCCCGCCACGGTGGTGGCGCGTTCTCCGGCAAGGACCCGTCCAAGGTCGACCGCTCGGCCGCCTACGCGATGCGCTGGGTCGCCAAGAACGTCGTCGCGGCCGGTCTGGCCACCCGGTGCGAGGCGCAGGTCGCCTACGCGATCGGCAAGGCCGCCCCGGTGGGCGTCTTCATCCAGACCTTCGGCACCGGCGTCGTCTCCGACGAGGCGATCCAGAAGGCCGTCCTCGAGGTCTTCGACCTGCGTCCGGCCGCCATCGTGCGGGACCTGGACCTGAAGCGCCCGATCTACGCCCAGACGGCGGCGTACGGTCACTTCGGTCGCGAGCTCCCGGACCTGTACTGGGAGCGCACCGACCGCGCCGACGCCCTGAAGGCTGCTGCCGGTATCTGA
- a CDS encoding primosomal protein N' has translation MASGPENEADQQLSLPGLVRAEARRAKPPAEKKSVPRAEVDPIARVLVDLPLAHLDRPFDYGVPATMAATAVPGARVKVRFAGQDVDGYVVARTSTTDHTGRLQNLRRVVSAEPVLSPEIAEVVAEVAARYAGTRSDVLRLAVPARHAATEKLPSEPAPALEAVPDPGAWSSYSGGAEALGALAAGGSPRVVWSVGPGDDPFAVLAEAVVATAVSGRGALVCLPDVRDVARLDAVLAARLGAGRHVVLTADAGPSKRYAAFLAVSRGAVKIVIGTRAAAFAPVHDLGLVALWDDGDDLYSEPRAPYPHAREVLLVRAQRSGAAALLAAHARSVEAEYLVRSGWAQEVALPRAALRSRVAASITGDSDFDLERDPGARSRRLPREVFDVLREALVHGPVLVQTPRSGYATRLACDTCRTPAGCSVCHGPLTISAAHAPPTCTWCGTAAVAWSCPECGGRGLRAPVLGDRRTAEELGRAFPSVPVQTSSGERVLSGVAARPAIVVATPGAEPPAADGYAAVVLLDTWLLLARSDLRAEEEALRRWFNAAALVRPDGGRILAVGDPARASMQALVRWDPAGFAAREIDERREAHLPPASRVAVVSGPGDQVEAALTTLGVPGALPEGAEVLGPVEVPGDRGDEVRYVIRVPRAAGTDLSAALVALQAQRSARKETHLRVEVDPAALG, from the coding sequence ATGGCGAGCGGACCCGAGAACGAGGCTGACCAGCAGCTCTCGTTGCCCGGGCTGGTGCGCGCCGAGGCCCGCCGGGCGAAGCCGCCCGCGGAGAAGAAGAGCGTTCCTCGCGCAGAGGTCGACCCGATCGCGCGGGTGCTGGTCGACCTGCCGCTGGCGCACCTCGACCGGCCGTTCGACTACGGCGTCCCGGCGACCATGGCAGCGACCGCGGTCCCGGGCGCGCGGGTGAAGGTCCGGTTCGCCGGGCAGGACGTCGACGGCTACGTGGTCGCACGGACCTCGACGACCGACCACACCGGCCGGCTCCAGAACCTGCGCCGGGTGGTCAGCGCCGAGCCGGTGCTCAGCCCGGAGATCGCCGAGGTGGTCGCCGAGGTCGCCGCGCGGTACGCCGGGACCCGCTCCGACGTCCTGCGCCTGGCCGTCCCGGCCCGCCACGCCGCCACCGAGAAGCTCCCGAGCGAGCCAGCGCCGGCGCTCGAGGCGGTCCCCGACCCGGGTGCCTGGTCGTCGTACAGCGGGGGAGCCGAAGCACTGGGCGCCCTGGCCGCCGGTGGGAGCCCCCGGGTCGTGTGGAGCGTGGGGCCGGGCGACGACCCGTTCGCCGTCCTCGCCGAGGCCGTGGTCGCGACCGCAGTCTCCGGGCGCGGGGCCCTGGTCTGCCTGCCCGACGTACGCGACGTCGCGCGTCTCGACGCCGTCCTGGCAGCCCGGCTCGGCGCGGGGCGGCACGTCGTACTGACGGCGGACGCCGGTCCGTCCAAGCGGTACGCCGCCTTCCTCGCGGTGTCTCGTGGAGCCGTCAAGATCGTCATCGGCACCCGCGCGGCAGCGTTCGCTCCGGTGCACGACCTCGGCCTGGTGGCGCTCTGGGACGACGGCGACGACCTGTACTCCGAGCCGCGCGCGCCCTACCCGCACGCCCGTGAGGTCCTGCTCGTGCGTGCGCAGCGCAGCGGTGCTGCAGCCCTGCTGGCCGCGCACGCCCGGAGCGTCGAGGCCGAGTACCTGGTGCGCAGCGGCTGGGCCCAGGAGGTCGCCCTGCCGCGGGCTGCGCTCCGGTCCCGAGTGGCCGCCAGCATCACCGGCGACTCGGACTTCGATCTCGAGCGCGACCCGGGTGCCCGGTCCCGCCGCCTGCCGCGGGAGGTCTTCGACGTCCTGCGGGAGGCGCTCGTGCACGGCCCCGTCCTGGTCCAGACGCCGCGCTCGGGCTACGCGACCCGCCTCGCCTGCGACACCTGCCGGACACCGGCCGGCTGCTCGGTGTGCCACGGGCCGCTGACGATCTCGGCGGCCCACGCACCACCGACCTGCACCTGGTGCGGGACGGCCGCTGTCGCCTGGAGCTGCCCGGAGTGCGGTGGCCGCGGCCTGCGCGCCCCGGTGCTCGGTGACCGGCGTACCGCGGAGGAGCTGGGTCGCGCCTTCCCGTCGGTGCCGGTGCAGACGTCCTCGGGCGAGCGGGTGCTGTCCGGGGTCGCAGCACGCCCGGCGATCGTGGTCGCGACGCCGGGTGCCGAACCGCCTGCTGCGGACGGCTACGCCGCGGTCGTGCTGCTCGACACCTGGCTGCTGCTCGCGCGCTCGGACCTCCGAGCCGAGGAAGAGGCGCTGCGGCGCTGGTTCAACGCCGCAGCGCTGGTCCGCCCGGACGGCGGCCGGATCCTCGCGGTCGGCGACCCCGCCCGCGCCTCGATGCAGGCGCTCGTGCGCTGGGACCCGGCCGGGTTCGCCGCACGGGAGATCGACGAACGTCGGGAGGCGCACCTGCCGCCTGCCTCCCGGGTGGCGGTGGTCTCCGGCCCCGGGGACCAGGTCGAGGCCGCCCTGACGACGTTGGGTGTTCCCGGGGCCCTGCCCGAGGGTGCCGAGGTGCTCGGCCCGGTCGAGGTCCCCGGCGATCGGGGCGACGAGGTGCGCTACGTCATCCGGGTCCCGCGGGCCGCGGGCACGGACCTCTCGGCAGCGCTGGTGGCCCTGCAGGCGCAGCGCTCGGCCCGCAAGGAGACCCACCTGCGGGTGGAGGTCGACCCGGCCGCTCTCGGCTGA
- the def gene encoding peptide deformylase — MTVRPIRLFGDPVLRTAAAEVTSFDKELRTLVADLTETMLEAPGAGLAAPQIGVGLRVFTWNVDGELGHLVNPSLTLSSDTQDGPEGCLSIPGLSIDCVRALSVVAHGFTMHGEPVVIEGSELLARAIQHETDHLDGILFVDRLDREARKTAMKAIREAEWFGADTQVKLSPHATNGFGI; from the coding sequence GTGACTGTCAGGCCGATCCGGTTGTTCGGTGACCCGGTGCTGCGCACCGCTGCGGCGGAGGTGACAAGCTTCGACAAGGAGCTCCGCACCCTGGTCGCGGACCTGACCGAGACCATGCTGGAGGCTCCGGGCGCGGGCCTCGCCGCGCCGCAGATCGGGGTGGGCCTGCGGGTCTTCACCTGGAACGTCGACGGCGAGCTCGGGCACCTGGTGAACCCGAGCCTGACGCTGTCCTCCGACACCCAGGACGGGCCCGAGGGCTGCCTGTCGATCCCGGGTCTCTCCATCGACTGCGTCCGCGCGCTGTCCGTCGTGGCGCACGGCTTCACCATGCACGGAGAGCCGGTGGTGATCGAGGGCTCGGAGCTGCTCGCGCGTGCGATCCAGCACGAGACCGACCACCTCGACGGCATCCTGTTCGTCGACCGGCTGGACCGCGAGGCGCGGAAGACGGCGATGAAGGCCATCCGCGAGGCGGAGTGGTTCGGCGCCGACACCCAGGTCAAGCTGTCGCCGCACGCCACCAACGGTTTCGGGATCTGA